One window from the genome of Babylonia areolata isolate BAREFJ2019XMU chromosome 11, ASM4173473v1, whole genome shotgun sequence encodes:
- the LOC143287333 gene encoding cornifelin homolog isoform X1 gives MNDQSTDAIADQSHLSEVPLEANFDDSQSTMSTPSKTNQSTVTVTSQPKSTGSGNKGFTRVALHMPFDEAHSERHWSSPLCSCRNNRGSCCWMCCCWPYYRYTVSTRLGETPFMPLIPCAAFALRVKMRALFSIKGSLIRDFFTSLCCEPCVICQMMRELDSVGL, from the exons ATGAATG accaGTCAACAGATGCCATAGCAGATCAAAGCCACCTCTCCGAGGTCCCATTGGAAGCCAACTTTGACGACAGCCAATCGACGATGAGCACCCCTTCCAAGACCAACCAATCCACGGTGACGGTGACGTCACAGCCCAAGTCGACAGGAAGCGGAAACAAGGGATTCACGCGCGTGGCTCTGCACATGCCCTTTGATGAGGCCCACAGCGAGAGACACTGGTCGTCTCCCTTGTGCAGCTGTCGGAACAACAGAGGATCGT GTTGCTGGATGTGCTGTTGCTGGCCCTACTACCGCTACACAGTGTCCACACGGCTGGGGGAGACCCCCTTCATGCCCCTCATCCCATGCGCCGCCTTCGCCCTCAGAGTCAAGATGAGGGCGCTCTTCAGCATCAAG GGGTCTCTGATCCGAGATTTCTTCACCTCTCTGTGCTGTGAGCCCTGTGTCATCTGTCAGATGATGAGAGAGCTGGACAGTGTCGGCTTGTGA
- the LOC143287333 gene encoding cornifelin homolog isoform X2, with translation MSTPSKTNQSTVTVTSQPKSTGSGNKGFTRVALHMPFDEAHSERHWSSPLCSCRNNRGSCCWMCCCWPYYRYTVSTRLGETPFMPLIPCAAFALRVKMRALFSIKGSLIRDFFTSLCCEPCVICQMMRELDSVGL, from the exons ATGAGCACCCCTTCCAAGACCAACCAATCCACGGTGACGGTGACGTCACAGCCCAAGTCGACAGGAAGCGGAAACAAGGGATTCACGCGCGTGGCTCTGCACATGCCCTTTGATGAGGCCCACAGCGAGAGACACTGGTCGTCTCCCTTGTGCAGCTGTCGGAACAACAGAGGATCGT GTTGCTGGATGTGCTGTTGCTGGCCCTACTACCGCTACACAGTGTCCACACGGCTGGGGGAGACCCCCTTCATGCCCCTCATCCCATGCGCCGCCTTCGCCCTCAGAGTCAAGATGAGGGCGCTCTTCAGCATCAAG GGGTCTCTGATCCGAGATTTCTTCACCTCTCTGTGCTGTGAGCCCTGTGTCATCTGTCAGATGATGAGAGAGCTGGACAGTGTCGGCTTGTGA